A DNA window from Streptococcus mutans contains the following coding sequences:
- a CDS encoding TIGR01440 family protein — translation MDLENLAEETKIVLADLIKRSDIKKGQIFVLGLSSSEVAGGIIGKNSNLDIGEVIVKTILTYLNDRGIYLAVQGCEHLNRALVVERELADKRNLEIVNVLPNLHAGGSGQLAAFKYMKDPVEVEEIVADAGLDIGDTAIGMHVKRVQVPLRPLLRELEGAHLTALASRPKLIGGSRASYQPDPIRKF, via the coding sequence ATGGATTTAGAAAACTTAGCCGAAGAAACGAAAATTGTTCTAGCAGATCTGATTAAACGAAGCGACATCAAGAAAGGACAGATTTTTGTTTTAGGTCTGTCCAGCAGTGAGGTTGCCGGTGGTATAATTGGGAAGAATTCTAATCTTGACATCGGAGAAGTTATTGTTAAGACGATTCTTACTTATCTCAATGACAGAGGAATTTACCTAGCGGTTCAGGGGTGTGAGCATCTCAATCGTGCTCTTGTGGTTGAACGAGAGTTAGCTGATAAAAGAAATTTGGAAATTGTAAATGTCCTGCCTAATCTTCATGCTGGCGGCAGTGGTCAACTAGCAGCTTTTAAATACATGAAAGATCCTGTGGAAGTTGAAGAAATTGTAGCTGATGCAGGTCTTGATATTGGAGATACTGCTATTGGTATGCACGTGAAACGCGTCCAAGTTCCTTTGCGTCCTCTCCTAAGAGAACTGGAGGGTGCTCATTTAACGGCTCTTGCCAGTCGGCCTAAGTTAATCGGTGGCAGCCGTGCTAGCTATCAGCCAGATCCTATTCGTAAATTTTAA
- the dnaK gene encoding molecular chaperone DnaK: protein MSKIIGIDLGTTNSAVAVLEGTESKIIANPEGNRTTPSVVSFKNGEIIVGDAAKRQAVTNPETILSIKSKMGTSEKVSANGKEYTPQEISAMILQYLKGYAEDYLGEKVEKAVITVPAYFNDAQRQATKDAGKIAGLEVERIVNEPTAAALAYGLDKTDKDEKILVFDLGGGTFDVSILELGDGVFDVLATAGDNKLGGDNFDQKVIDWLVEEFKKENGIDLSTDKMALQRLKDAAEKAKKDLSGVTSTQISLPFITAGEAGPLHLETSLSRAKFDDLTRDLVERTKTPVRQALSDAGLSLSEIDEVILVGGSTRIPAVVDAVKAETGKEPNKSVNPDEVVAMGAAIQGGVITGDVKDVVLLDVTPLSLGIETMGGVFTKLIDRNTTIPTSKSQVFSTAADNQPAVDIHVLQGERPMAADNKTLGRFQLTDIPAAPRGVPQIEVTFDIDKNGIVSVKAKDLGTQKEQTIVIQSNSGLTDEEIDKMMKDAEANAEADAKRKEEVDLKNEVDQAIFTTEKTIKETEGKGFDTERDAAQVALDDLKKAQESGNLDDMKAKLEALNEKAQALAMKLYEQAAAAQQAQAGQEGAQSSDSDSSDKGGDDVVDGEFTEK, encoded by the coding sequence ATGTCTAAAATTATTGGTATTGATTTAGGTACAACAAACTCAGCAGTTGCAGTTCTTGAAGGAACTGAAAGCAAAATTATCGCTAATCCCGAAGGAAACCGTACAACTCCTTCTGTAGTTTCATTTAAAAATGGTGAAATCATTGTTGGTGATGCTGCTAAACGTCAAGCAGTGACTAATCCAGAAACAATTCTTTCCATCAAATCTAAGATGGGGACTTCTGAAAAAGTTTCAGCTAATGGCAAAGAGTATACGCCACAAGAAATCTCAGCTATGATTCTGCAATATTTGAAAGGTTATGCGGAAGATTACCTTGGTGAAAAAGTCGAAAAAGCCGTTATTACAGTTCCTGCTTACTTTAACGATGCACAACGTCAAGCAACTAAAGATGCTGGTAAAATCGCTGGTCTTGAAGTAGAACGTATTGTCAACGAACCAACAGCTGCAGCACTTGCTTATGGCCTTGACAAAACAGATAAAGATGAGAAAATTTTAGTCTTCGACCTTGGCGGCGGTACTTTTGACGTATCAATCCTTGAATTAGGTGACGGTGTCTTTGACGTTTTGGCAACTGCTGGAGATAATAAACTTGGTGGTGATAACTTTGACCAAAAAGTCATTGATTGGTTGGTTGAAGAATTCAAGAAAGAAAATGGTATTGATTTATCAACTGATAAGATGGCTCTTCAACGCTTGAAAGATGCTGCTGAAAAAGCTAAGAAAGATCTTTCAGGTGTAACATCAACACAAATCAGTTTACCTTTCATTACCGCTGGTGAAGCAGGACCCCTTCATTTAGAAACGAGCCTTTCTCGTGCTAAGTTTGATGATTTAACACGCGATCTAGTTGAACGTACTAAAACTCCTGTTCGTCAAGCCCTTTCAGATGCTGGTTTGTCATTGTCAGAAATTGATGAAGTTATCTTAGTCGGTGGTTCAACACGTATTCCAGCTGTTGTAGATGCTGTTAAAGCTGAAACTGGCAAAGAACCAAATAAATCAGTGAATCCAGATGAAGTTGTTGCTATGGGGGCTGCCATTCAAGGTGGTGTTATCACTGGTGATGTCAAAGATGTCGTTCTTCTTGACGTAACGCCGTTGTCACTTGGTATCGAAACAATGGGTGGTGTCTTTACTAAACTCATTGATCGCAATACAACAATCCCAACTTCTAAATCACAAGTCTTCTCAACAGCTGCAGATAACCAACCAGCCGTTGATATCCATGTTCTCCAAGGGGAACGCCCAATGGCAGCGGACAATAAAACACTTGGCCGTTTCCAATTGACAGATATTCCAGCTGCGCCTCGTGGTGTGCCACAAATCGAAGTCACATTCGATATTGATAAGAACGGTATCGTATCTGTTAAGGCTAAAGACCTTGGAACTCAAAAAGAACAAACAATCGTCATTCAATCTAACTCAGGTCTTACTGATGAAGAAATTGATAAAATGATGAAAGATGCTGAAGCAAATGCTGAAGCTGATGCTAAGCGTAAAGAAGAAGTTGATCTTAAGAATGAGGTTGATCAAGCTATCTTTACAACCGAAAAAACTATCAAAGAGACTGAAGGAAAAGGTTTCGATACTGAACGTGATGCCGCTCAGGTCGCTCTTGATGACTTGAAGAAAGCCCAAGAATCAGGTAACCTTGACGATATGAAGGCTAAACTTGAAGCACTTAATGAAAAAGCTCAAGCTCTTGCCATGAAACTTTATGAACAAGCTGCCGCCGCCCAACAAGCACAAGCAGGCCAAGAGGGAGCTCAATCATCTGATTCTGATTCATCAGACAAGGGCGGCGACGATGTTGTAGATGGAGAGTTTACGGAGAAATAA
- a CDS encoding bifunctional hydroxymethylpyrimidine kinase/phosphomethylpyrimidine kinase yields MMTKYILAISGNDIFSGGGLHADLATFTSHHLHGFVAVTCLTAMTDKGFEVFATDNTVFGHQLSSLKDVPLSGIKLGLLPNVDIAEQALDFVKVHDDLPVVLDPVLVCKESHDVEVSALRDELLKFFPHTAVITPNLAEAELLTQMPIKNLDDMKAAAKCLYHLGAKNVVVKGGTRLSSKRAIDVFFDGEKMEVLDYPLLANNNIGAGCTFASSIASQIVLGKSVLEAVKVSKEFVYQAIQHSDQYGVNQHYEKQ; encoded by the coding sequence ATGATGACTAAGTATATTTTAGCTATTTCAGGTAACGACATTTTTAGTGGAGGTGGGCTTCATGCAGATCTAGCAACTTTCACAAGCCATCATTTACATGGTTTTGTAGCAGTGACTTGCTTAACAGCAATGACTGATAAAGGCTTTGAAGTGTTTGCAACAGACAACACTGTTTTTGGCCATCAGCTCAGTAGTCTCAAAGATGTGCCGCTTTCAGGTATTAAGCTTGGTCTTTTGCCTAATGTGGACATAGCAGAGCAGGCTTTGGATTTTGTTAAGGTACATGACGATCTTCCAGTAGTACTTGATCCTGTCTTGGTTTGTAAAGAAAGTCATGATGTAGAGGTTAGTGCTTTGAGGGATGAACTCTTAAAATTTTTCCCTCATACTGCTGTTATTACTCCGAATTTGGCTGAAGCTGAATTATTGACGCAAATGCCGATAAAAAATCTTGATGATATGAAGGCAGCTGCCAAATGCCTTTATCATTTAGGTGCTAAAAATGTTGTTGTTAAAGGAGGCACGAGACTGAGTTCAAAACGAGCGATAGATGTCTTTTTTGATGGTGAAAAGATGGAAGTTTTGGATTATCCTTTGCTGGCAAATAACAATATCGGTGCAGGCTGTACTTTTGCATCAAGCATTGCCAGTCAAATAGTGTTAGGTAAGTCCGTTTTAGAAGCAGTTAAAGTATCCAAAGAATTTGTCTATCAGGCTATTCAGCATTCAGATCAATACGGAGTCAATCAACATTATGAAAAACAGTAA
- a CDS encoding mechanosensitive ion channel family protein, whose protein sequence is MKLITSYFGRFNLENLLFEFASKLLSLLLLLIVFIIAKRVISYLFEKTIARSTALARYSQGRQKTLIKLFHNIMDYSLYFLLIYWILAIIGLPVSSLLAGAGIAGVAIGLGAQGFLSDLVNGFFILLERQFDVGDSVKLRATTGSISGTVSSVGIRTTQIRDFDGTLHFVPNRNITIVSNLSRGDMRAQIDIPIYANTNLRQVTTIIKQVNEDNISQFPEIVGVPNILGATTSPVTGQIVFRIDIFVQNSKQNHIYYTFYRLYQEALLANHISLPTANTISIAKK, encoded by the coding sequence ATGAAATTGATTACTTCTTATTTTGGCCGTTTTAACTTAGAAAACCTCTTATTTGAATTTGCGTCAAAACTATTGTCCCTTCTGCTCCTACTCATTGTTTTTATTATTGCTAAAAGAGTTATTAGTTATCTTTTTGAAAAAACAATTGCAAGATCCACTGCTCTAGCTAGATATAGCCAAGGCCGACAAAAAACCTTGATTAAGCTTTTTCATAATATCATGGATTATAGTCTCTATTTTCTGTTGATATATTGGATTTTAGCTATTATTGGTCTGCCTGTTTCAAGCCTTCTAGCTGGTGCAGGTATTGCAGGGGTGGCTATTGGTCTTGGTGCTCAAGGATTCCTTTCCGATCTGGTAAATGGCTTTTTCATTTTGTTGGAACGTCAGTTTGATGTTGGAGATTCCGTTAAATTAAGAGCAACAACGGGTTCAATCTCTGGAACAGTCTCTAGTGTTGGCATCCGAACCACACAAATTCGTGATTTTGATGGCACTCTGCATTTCGTCCCCAATCGCAATATTACCATCGTCAGTAATTTGTCACGCGGTGATATGCGAGCACAGATAGATATTCCTATCTATGCTAATACTAATCTTAGACAAGTAACTACCATTATCAAGCAAGTCAATGAAGACAATATCAGTCAGTTTCCTGAAATCGTTGGTGTTCCTAATATCTTAGGAGCAACGACCTCTCCCGTCACAGGTCAAATCGTTTTTCGAATAGATATTTTTGTTCAAAATAGCAAGCAAAATCATATTTACTATACTTTTTATCGCCTCTATCAAGAAGCATTGCTGGCAAACCATATTTCCCTGCCAACAGCTAATACCATCTCTATTGCTAAAAAATAA
- a CDS encoding ECF transporter S component, with the protein MKNSNLQEISLLAVLTALSVVFGLFIKIPTPTGFLTLLDAGIYFTAFYLGSQEAAIVGGLSGFLIDLIAGYPNWMFISFLAHGSQGYFAGWTGKKQFLGLALASLSMISIYLLCSIPMYGLGASIAGAWGNILQNFFGMFVGYTLSLAYRRVKP; encoded by the coding sequence ATGAAAAACAGTAATTTACAAGAAATCAGTCTTTTAGCTGTCTTAACAGCTTTAAGCGTTGTTTTTGGGTTATTTATTAAAATTCCGACACCAACTGGCTTTTTAACTTTATTAGATGCAGGTATTTATTTTACAGCCTTTTATCTAGGCTCCCAAGAAGCCGCGATTGTTGGTGGTTTATCTGGTTTTTTAATTGATTTGATTGCCGGTTACCCTAATTGGATGTTTATCAGTTTTTTGGCGCATGGTTCACAAGGTTACTTTGCTGGTTGGACTGGGAAAAAACAATTTTTAGGTCTGGCTTTAGCTTCCCTGTCTATGATTAGTATTTATTTGCTCTGTTCCATTCCTATGTATGGATTAGGAGCTTCAATTGCCGGTGCTTGGGGAAATATTTTGCAAAACTTTTTTGGTATGTTTGTTGGTTATACGCTTAGCCTTGCCTATAGGCGCGTGAAGCCTTGA
- the truA gene encoding tRNA pseudouridine(38-40) synthase TruA, translated as MIRYKAIISYDGTNFSGFQRQPQMRTVQEEIEKTLLRLNSGQAVKIHGAGRTDAGVHAYGQVIHFDLPQQRDLEKLRFGFDTQTPDDIDVIQVEQVADDFHARYQKHRKTYEFLVDLGRPKNPLMRHYATHFPYKVDFSVVKAAIKKLRGTHDFTGFTAAGTSVENKIRTISRATVEKDDKTGFLIFTFTGSGFLYKQVRNMVGTLLKIGNGRMPIDQIDRILESGDRSLAGPTAASNGLYLKEIIYDD; from the coding sequence ATGATACGGTATAAAGCGATTATTTCCTATGATGGCACTAATTTTTCGGGTTTCCAAAGGCAGCCGCAGATGAGAACAGTGCAAGAGGAAATTGAAAAGACTCTTTTACGTTTGAATAGCGGGCAGGCTGTTAAGATACATGGGGCTGGCCGAACAGATGCGGGTGTGCATGCTTATGGTCAAGTCATTCATTTTGATTTGCCGCAGCAAAGGGATTTAGAAAAACTGCGTTTTGGCTTTGATACACAGACACCAGATGATATTGATGTTATTCAGGTTGAACAAGTAGCAGATGATTTTCATGCTCGTTACCAAAAGCATCGCAAAACCTATGAATTTTTAGTAGATTTGGGGAGACCTAAGAATCCTTTGATGCGCCATTATGCCACCCATTTTCCGTATAAAGTGGATTTTTCAGTTGTTAAAGCGGCTATTAAAAAATTACGTGGAACCCATGATTTCACTGGCTTTACAGCGGCTGGTACTAGCGTGGAAAACAAGATTAGAACAATCAGCCGTGCTACTGTTGAAAAAGACGACAAGACTGGATTTCTCATTTTTACGTTTACAGGAAGTGGCTTTCTTTACAAACAAGTCAGAAATATGGTTGGAACCCTATTAAAAATTGGCAATGGCCGCATGCCGATTGACCAAATTGACAGAATTTTAGAATCTGGGGACCGCAGTCTAGCTGGTCCGACAGCTGCAAGCAATGGACTTTATCTTAAGGAGATTATTTATGATGACTAA
- the dnaJ gene encoding molecular chaperone DnaJ, with the protein MNNQEYYDRLGVSKDASQDEIKKAYRRMSKKYHPDINKEPGAEEKYKEIQEAYDTLGDEQKRAAYDQYGPAGANGGFGDGSGFSGFDSSGFGGFEDIFSSFFGGGASRNPNAPRQGDDLQYRVNLQFEEAVFGTEKEVHYNREASCHTCNGSGAKPGTSPVTCSKCHGSGVINMDTQTPLGMMRRQVTCDVCHGTGQEIKEPCPTCHGTGHEKQSHKVSVKIPAGVETGQQIRLAGQGEAGFNGGPYGDLFVIINVLKSDKFERDGSTIYYSMDINFVQAALGDTVEVPTVHGNVELAIPAGTQTGKTFRLKGKGAPRLRGNGQGDQHVTVNVVTPTKLNDAQKEALQDFAKASGINPVHPKKKGFFNKVKDAFDEM; encoded by the coding sequence ATGAACAATCAAGAATATTATGATCGTCTTGGTGTCTCAAAGGACGCTTCACAAGACGAAATTAAAAAAGCCTATCGCAGGATGTCTAAAAAATATCATCCAGATATTAATAAAGAACCAGGTGCGGAGGAAAAATATAAGGAAATTCAAGAGGCTTATGATACACTAGGCGATGAACAAAAACGTGCTGCTTATGATCAGTACGGTCCAGCTGGAGCTAATGGCGGCTTTGGTGATGGTAGTGGTTTTAGTGGCTTTGATAGTTCGGGCTTTGGTGGTTTTGAAGATATCTTTTCAAGCTTCTTTGGCGGCGGAGCCTCTAGGAATCCTAATGCACCCCGTCAGGGTGATGATCTTCAATATCGTGTTAATTTACAATTTGAAGAAGCTGTTTTTGGAACAGAAAAAGAAGTGCACTATAATCGTGAAGCAAGCTGTCATACTTGTAATGGCTCTGGAGCTAAACCAGGAACTAGTCCTGTTACTTGTAGCAAATGCCATGGTTCAGGTGTTATCAATATGGATACCCAAACGCCACTTGGTATGATGCGTCGTCAAGTAACCTGTGATGTTTGTCATGGAACGGGCCAAGAAATTAAAGAGCCTTGTCCAACTTGTCATGGAACGGGTCATGAAAAGCAAAGCCATAAAGTTTCTGTCAAGATTCCTGCTGGTGTTGAAACCGGTCAGCAAATTCGGTTGGCAGGACAAGGGGAAGCTGGCTTTAATGGCGGCCCTTATGGTGACCTCTTTGTCATTATCAATGTTCTCAAGAGTGATAAATTCGAACGTGATGGTTCAACCATTTACTATAGTATGGACATTAATTTTGTTCAGGCTGCACTTGGTGATACTGTTGAAGTACCAACAGTTCATGGTAATGTTGAACTCGCTATTCCAGCAGGTACCCAGACAGGTAAGACATTCCGTCTCAAAGGTAAAGGAGCTCCGCGTTTGCGTGGAAATGGACAGGGAGATCAGCACGTTACTGTTAATGTTGTTACTCCAACAAAACTTAATGATGCCCAAAAAGAGGCCCTGCAAGATTTTGCTAAGGCTAGTGGTATAAATCCTGTTCATCCTAAGAAAAAAGGTTTCTTTAATAAAGTCAAGGACGCTTTTGATGAGATGTAG